In Oscillatoria salina IIICB1, the following are encoded in one genomic region:
- the coaD gene encoding pantetheine-phosphate adenylyltransferase gives MIAIYPGSFDPITLGHLDIIERGCKLFERVIVTVSCNPNKQPMFSINQRLEQIRSCTEHLSNVKVDSFTGLTVQYARIHGAGVLLRGLRVLSDFEKELQMAHTNQTLMSEIETVFLATSNEYSFLSSSVVKEIASFGGTVDHLVPENVALDIYQCYAKTHPGATPKDPNPSNQNHRHKAEGQVSTSSENSTESKK, from the coding sequence GTGATAGCAATTTATCCTGGCAGCTTCGATCCGATTACTCTAGGACACCTCGACATCATCGAGCGAGGCTGTAAACTGTTCGAGCGGGTAATTGTGACAGTTTCGTGCAACCCAAACAAGCAGCCGATGTTTAGCATCAACCAGAGACTAGAGCAAATTCGTAGTTGTACTGAGCATTTATCGAATGTAAAGGTTGACAGCTTTACAGGTTTAACCGTGCAGTACGCTAGAATACATGGTGCGGGAGTTTTGCTCCGGGGTTTGCGAGTCCTTTCTGATTTTGAGAAAGAACTGCAAATGGCTCACACTAATCAAACTTTAATGTCGGAGATTGAAACAGTTTTTCTCGCCACTTCTAACGAATATAGTTTTTTAAGTAGTAGCGTAGTGAAAGAGATTGCCAGTTTTGGCGGCACAGTAGATCACCTTGTTCCTGAGAACGTTGCTCTTGATATTTACCAATGTTACGCAAAGACACATCCCGGAGCGACCCCGAAAGATCCAAACCCATCCAACCAGAACCACCGTCACAAAGCGGAGGGACAGGTTTCGACATCCAGCGAGAACTCGACAGAATCGAAGAAATAA
- a CDS encoding ATP synthase subunit B family protein, whose product MQPEPPSQSGGTGFDIQRELDRIEEIILYSTRIYLTGRTLVDEEKLLDQLDYVRLNLPGAFKEALDIIAQKEEILLQAEEYAQEIVDAAEQRALEILDETRIIQQAELEASRIREVVRQECEEMQRKNFSEIEQMRLQARQELEQLRQLTLAECEDIQDGADEYADAVLQNIEKQLSDLLRVIRNGRQQLNNDTQTRGGQGGQGGQGG is encoded by the coding sequence ATCCAACCAGAACCACCGTCACAAAGCGGAGGGACAGGTTTCGACATCCAGCGAGAACTCGACAGAATCGAAGAAATAATTCTTTATAGCACCCGTATTTACTTGACTGGGCGCACATTGGTCGATGAAGAAAAATTACTCGATCAGCTAGATTATGTGCGGCTGAATTTACCAGGGGCTTTTAAAGAAGCTTTAGACATCATCGCCCAAAAAGAGGAAATTCTCCTACAAGCGGAAGAATACGCTCAAGAAATAGTTGATGCTGCCGAACAACGGGCTTTGGAAATTTTAGACGAAACGCGAATTATTCAGCAAGCAGAATTAGAAGCCAGTCGCATTCGCGAGGTTGTCCGACAAGAATGTGAGGAAATGCAACGCAAAAATTTCTCGGAAATAGAGCAAATGCGTTTGCAAGCGCGTCAGGAACTCGAACAACTGCGTCAATTGACTTTGGCTGAATGCGAGGATATTCAAGATGGTGCTGACGAATATGCGGATGCAGTGCTTCAAAACATTGAAAAGCAGCTATCAGATTTGTTGAGGGTGATTCGTAACGGACGACAGCAATTAAATAATGATACCCAAACTAGGGGGGGACAAGGGGGACAAGGGGGACAAGGAGGATAA